In one window of Kosmotoga pacifica DNA:
- a CDS encoding cyclic nucleotide-binding domain-containing protein: MKEVKFNPDEKIARQGQEVSCAYIIQSGGAILKHNGSDRIFIAGDIIDPVSVVSGKSTGDVYSVGSTSLICGTVEEILEFIKKHPKLLQRALIKAVEELSYFDDELRDRLQSIEDITAVLVSKRQFLLSSYPPLLFGEKPLYRKAVKQLQKKDFEGAIQNLKCYLKQYQNSPLSRPVKLYLALGELNVSNYDNAAELLISLLNGSKDLVSNYVRKLFSAFELNETAFILTKGTPTYPEGFFEKVVNENSENIIKINDDMPLVEEGATINNIYFILEGNFWITKKHGNKFFKLIDMPPGSTFGELHILTNSKSDSTLMARTGSKVIVIDKKSFFKTVIFELPDAGVELLKHLLSYERELLNKD, translated from the coding sequence GTGAAAGAAGTGAAATTCAACCCTGATGAAAAGATCGCTCGACAGGGTCAAGAAGTTAGTTGCGCTTATATTATCCAATCCGGCGGGGCTATTTTGAAACACAATGGTTCTGATCGTATTTTTATTGCGGGGGATATAATAGACCCCGTGAGTGTTGTTTCGGGAAAATCAACAGGTGATGTTTATTCGGTGGGCTCCACGTCTTTGATTTGTGGCACTGTGGAAGAAATATTGGAGTTCATCAAAAAGCATCCAAAGTTACTACAAAGGGCTTTAATAAAAGCTGTTGAAGAGTTATCATATTTTGATGATGAATTGAGAGATAGACTTCAGTCTATAGAAGACATAACGGCTGTCCTCGTCTCAAAGAGGCAATTCTTGTTGAGCAGCTATCCACCTCTTTTATTCGGCGAGAAACCCCTTTATAGAAAAGCTGTTAAACAGCTTCAAAAAAAGGATTTTGAAGGGGCAATTCAAAATCTGAAGTGTTATCTGAAGCAGTATCAAAACTCTCCTCTTTCAAGACCAGTAAAGTTGTATCTTGCCCTTGGTGAGCTGAATGTTTCAAATTATGATAACGCTGCAGAACTTCTGATCAGTCTATTAAACGGTTCAAAAGATCTAGTTTCAAACTATGTTAGAAAGCTCTTCAGTGCTTTTGAGCTCAACGAAACAGCTTTCATCCTCACTAAGGGAACACCGACATATCCAGAAGGCTTTTTTGAGAAGGTTGTTAATGAAAACTCTGAAAACATCATTAAAATAAATGACGACATGCCCCTTGTTGAAGAGGGCGCAACAATTAACAATATCTATTTCATACTTGAAGGCAATTTCTGGATAACCAAAAAACACGGAAACAAATTTTTCAAACTGATCGATATGCCACCTGGATCCACTTTTGGAGAACTTCATATTCTTACGAATTCGAAATCTGATTCAACTCTCATGGCAAGAACTGGTTCAAAGGTAATCGTCATAGATAAGAAGAGCTTTTTTAAGACGGTAATTTTCGAACTCCCCGATGCAGGAGTCGAACTGCTGAAACATCTGCTCTCATACGAGAGAGAACTGCTAAACAAAGACTAA
- the panC gene encoding pantoate--beta-alanine ligase has product MKVIRTIQEMRNIAVRLIHRNSTHGFVPTMGYLHEGHLSLVKKAKKDNEVVTVSIFVNPTQFGPNEDYQKYPRDEKHDLSLLEKLDVDYVFIPDVREMYHHDHSTYVFVEKLTEGLCGERRPGHFRGVTTVVAKLFNIVMPTRAYFGQKDAQQFRVIRRMVRDLNIHVELIEMPIIREPDGLAMSSRNIYLSPQERLQATFIYKALQKGKELIDEGVFDTRTIKEEMKQVLSSGELIRIDYVEIVDEENLIPLKDVRSATNKKVLLAVAAFLGKARLIDNVIVELD; this is encoded by the coding sequence GTGAAAGTAATTCGAACCATTCAAGAAATGAGAAATATAGCAGTCAGACTTATACATAGAAACTCAACACATGGTTTTGTGCCAACTATGGGTTATCTTCATGAGGGACATCTTTCTCTTGTTAAAAAGGCGAAAAAAGATAACGAAGTGGTCACTGTTAGTATTTTCGTGAACCCAACTCAATTTGGGCCTAATGAGGATTACCAGAAATATCCGCGAGATGAAAAACATGATCTTTCGCTTCTTGAGAAGCTCGATGTTGATTATGTTTTTATTCCAGATGTCAGGGAAATGTATCATCACGATCATTCCACTTATGTGTTCGTTGAAAAGCTAACAGAAGGTCTTTGTGGTGAGAGAAGACCTGGGCATTTTCGGGGAGTCACAACAGTAGTAGCAAAATTATTCAACATTGTCATGCCAACGAGAGCGTATTTTGGGCAGAAAGACGCCCAGCAATTTAGGGTAATCAGGAGAATGGTCAGAGATCTCAATATCCATGTAGAATTGATAGAAATGCCAATAATTAGAGAACCTGACGGACTCGCCATGAGTTCGAGAAATATTTATCTGTCGCCGCAGGAACGCCTCCAAGCAACTTTCATATACAAGGCGCTTCAGAAGGGTAAAGAACTCATAGATGAGGGGGTTTTTGATACTCGAACCATTAAAGAAGAGATGAAACAAGTACTCAGTTCTGGAGAACTGATAAGAATAGATTATGTGGAGATCGTTGATGAAGAAAACCTCATCCCGCTTAAAGATGTGAGGAGCGCCACCAACAAAAAAGTTCTTCTCGCTGTTGCCGCATTTCTTGGAAAAGCTAGATTGATCGATAATGTAATTGTGGAACTTGATTAG
- a CDS encoding GNAT family N-acetyltransferase, whose protein sequence is MEKQYVTVEEISRIELLNLMNEAFNDYVMRLHWDLESLERDLIENDISLKDSAVLRVAGRNVGFFLVGFRGSTCRIGLMGVLREFRRSGLGLEMLDKIVDNCKWKGISRVILETPEEDVISQKFYKRYGFRINRDLVSLFSSLSSSKDERIILESLPLKEVQEIAVKVSNRFNREHNWYNDPRVLSHLKYNSFSGIKKDGELLGYCIWSHRDNIAYIMDFGPAVVVEYSELVKYIKHAFSGSYESLLIPWVPTNDITFSVLTNNGFNKLTTQKEMELRLSH, encoded by the coding sequence ATGGAGAAGCAGTATGTAACAGTCGAAGAAATTTCACGTATTGAGCTTCTCAACCTGATGAATGAAGCCTTCAATGACTATGTTATGAGGCTTCACTGGGATCTTGAAAGCCTCGAAAGAGACCTGATTGAAAATGACATCTCCCTGAAAGATTCAGCAGTGCTTAGAGTCGCTGGGAGAAATGTGGGCTTTTTTCTTGTCGGATTTCGAGGTTCCACGTGTCGTATAGGATTGATGGGCGTGTTGAGGGAGTTTAGAAGGAGTGGTCTTGGGCTTGAAATGCTGGACAAGATTGTGGATAACTGTAAATGGAAAGGCATCAGCAGAGTGATCCTCGAAACTCCTGAGGAGGATGTTATATCTCAGAAATTCTACAAGAGATATGGATTTCGCATCAACAGGGATTTGGTATCTTTATTCAGTTCCCTTTCATCCAGTAAAGATGAGAGAATTATATTAGAATCGTTACCCCTCAAAGAGGTTCAAGAAATTGCTGTAAAGGTTTCGAACAGATTCAACAGAGAGCACAACTGGTATAACGATCCCAGAGTGTTATCGCATTTGAAATACAACAGCTTTTCTGGTATCAAAAAGGATGGAGAACTTCTCGGGTATTGCATCTGGAGTCACAGGGACAATATCGCATATATCATGGACTTTGGCCCCGCGGTTGTAGTCGAATATAGCGAACTAGTGAAATATATAAAGCATGCTTTCAGCGGAAGCTATGAAAGTCTTCTCATTCCATGGGTGCCTACAAACGATATCACTTTTTCTGTACTGACTAACAATGGTTTCAACAAATTGACCACACAGAAGGAAATGGAACTTCGGTTATCCCATTGA
- a CDS encoding DUF3783 domain-containing protein produces the protein MNEQNESIALYYTEFEGEKEIIEKTFVNYRTIDCMGHENDKLEHIISGRHPKEPGTDEKIKTKGYSFLIFHGFENKEIIEILKFIRKVTQRPWIFATTTENNINAKFKDLIEELIIEHEEMHNIK, from the coding sequence ATGAATGAGCAGAACGAATCTATTGCTTTATACTATACAGAATTTGAAGGAGAAAAAGAAATCATTGAAAAAACGTTTGTTAACTACCGTACAATCGATTGTATGGGACACGAAAACGATAAGCTCGAGCACATCATAAGCGGTCGTCATCCAAAAGAACCTGGAACCGACGAAAAAATAAAAACGAAGGGGTATTCTTTCTTGATATTTCATGGTTTTGAAAATAAAGAGATCATTGAGATACTGAAGTTCATACGTAAAGTGACACAAAGGCCCTGGATATTCGCAACCACTACAGAAAACAACATCAACGCGAAATTCAAAGACCTGATTGAAGAACTTATAATCGAACATGAAGAGATGCACAACATAAAATAA
- a CDS encoding GAF domain-containing protein yields the protein MRSILRDFSEEFFTILSFPKEKWFSFWLEHRKDHPRIWEEYLMKNSLNERDVEETLSHLERRELDRLYHEWQIVQAGIKSKVLKSLKGLANVLDLSREDFVVYLMVALGKADRIFVPTSRGHVIMIDLLSLYRKGLLKNADEHIIEKMKEFRAFSKLAVFSGATDEEKSMRFERLYEMLKTELSPLSFEEAMKTIVRLLDHYVEYYNWTGFYLVDSEKQLVLGPFVGEPTEHVKISFGRGICGQAALTKETFLVPDVSKEENYLSCSEKTKSEIVVPIIDGDDVIGEIDIDSHHADAFSGPDEEFLKKICQLLLEKRE from the coding sequence ATGAGGAGTATATTGAGGGATTTTTCGGAGGAGTTTTTCACGATTCTGAGCTTTCCTAAAGAGAAATGGTTTTCTTTCTGGCTGGAGCACAGAAAGGATCATCCCAGGATATGGGAAGAGTACCTCATGAAAAACTCCTTGAATGAAAGAGATGTCGAAGAAACGTTATCTCATTTGGAAAGACGAGAACTGGACAGACTTTATCATGAATGGCAGATAGTTCAGGCGGGGATTAAAAGTAAGGTTCTGAAGAGTCTTAAGGGGCTTGCTAATGTTCTGGATTTATCCAGAGAGGATTTTGTGGTTTATTTGATGGTAGCTCTTGGTAAAGCAGATAGAATATTCGTTCCAACTTCTAGGGGACATGTTATCATGATCGATTTGCTTTCGCTTTATAGAAAAGGGCTTCTGAAAAACGCTGATGAGCATATCATAGAAAAGATGAAGGAGTTCAGAGCATTCTCAAAGTTGGCGGTTTTTAGCGGAGCGACTGACGAAGAAAAAAGCATGAGATTTGAAAGGCTTTACGAAATGTTGAAAACGGAGTTGTCCCCCCTCTCTTTCGAAGAAGCCATGAAAACGATTGTTCGGTTACTGGATCATTACGTGGAGTATTATAACTGGACGGGTTTTTACCTTGTTGACTCTGAAAAGCAACTCGTTCTGGGACCTTTTGTCGGCGAACCTACGGAACATGTGAAGATCAGCTTCGGTCGAGGAATCTGTGGACAGGCTGCTTTGACAAAGGAGACTTTCCTTGTACCTGATGTCAGCAAAGAAGAAAATTATCTGAGCTGTAGCGAAAAAACAAAATCTGAAATAGTCGTTCCTATCATTGATGGTGATGACGTTATAGGTGAAATAGACATAGACAGTCACCATGCAGACGCATTTTCTGGTCCAGATGAGGAATTCTTGAAGAAAATCTGTCAGTTATTGCTGGAAAAGAGGGAATAA
- a CDS encoding ABC transporter ATP-binding protein, with amino-acid sequence MNDMILSAENIVHHYGTVKVLEGVELDVKRTEIIGIFGKSGSGKSTLIAILSGLMKPTSGKVVIDDIEVYSSFSSILQTRRYMGIVFQLRNLLKELTVAENLQVASLARGYRMNSEKIDELLSEMGISHLAQRYPSELSVGEQQRVAIARALVGNLKVVFADEPTGSVDEDNKKSILRLFHKVREKGIPLLLTSHDSETLKICDRIFELRRGKLKEVSTI; translated from the coding sequence ATGAATGATATGATACTTAGTGCAGAAAATATTGTTCATCACTATGGTACTGTGAAAGTCCTTGAAGGTGTGGAACTGGACGTAAAAAGAACTGAAATCATTGGTATTTTTGGGAAATCAGGTTCGGGTAAATCCACGCTAATAGCAATACTTTCCGGTTTAATGAAACCCACTTCTGGTAAGGTTGTCATCGACGACATCGAGGTATACAGTTCCTTCAGTTCCATCTTACAGACGAGAAGATATATGGGAATAGTCTTCCAGCTCCGGAATCTTCTCAAAGAATTGACTGTCGCAGAAAATTTGCAGGTCGCTTCACTGGCCAGAGGATACAGGATGAATTCCGAGAAAATTGATGAGTTACTCTCTGAGATGGGAATCTCACATCTGGCGCAGCGTTATCCTTCTGAGTTATCGGTAGGAGAGCAACAGAGGGTGGCAATAGCGCGTGCACTAGTGGGAAATCTCAAAGTTGTTTTCGCCGATGAGCCTACCGGGAGCGTTGATGAAGATAACAAGAAATCCATTCTCAGACTTTTCCACAAAGTTAGGGAAAAAGGCATTCCACTATTACTCACCAGCCATGACAGTGAAACACTTAAAATTTGTGATAGAATTTTCGAGCTTAGAAGAGGTAAGCTCAAGGAGGTTTCAACGATATGA
- a CDS encoding ABC transporter permease, producing the protein MRKISLAWKLSKNFAFKEKKHFVIPVFAIGIGFAGLMVVLAVIHGFDALLLDSLTGFFPHLLVDSDIKPVEDTNEFIAVFRIGMSEGVLSNGRDFKGVIIYDTDQVGLNFFSKFIVSGRYPEAGEVLLGSRLSENMNLEPGEKVNITRVVDGKPVSTEKTISGILRTGIYQFDSTICITRSRDGSFWAVYLDDPRNAEKVRIKLEKELTGDIYTWTELNGSFAKAVKIDEFFALIITFFVVLLSGFGIMNATLYSVLTRKHEIGILSSMGLSPGYIAFVFWLQAIVVSFIGLLIGAALGGVSLLIISNIRIPLPQDVFYATYLPVQLKLTDIFFAIVFEFFLVTMFSLMPTRYIGKIDPTEVLKYE; encoded by the coding sequence ATGAGAAAGATATCATTGGCGTGGAAGCTTTCAAAAAATTTTGCTTTCAAAGAGAAGAAACATTTTGTGATTCCAGTGTTTGCGATTGGTATCGGATTCGCAGGACTTATGGTCGTGCTCGCTGTAATACACGGCTTTGATGCCCTTTTACTGGATTCGCTCACGGGATTTTTCCCCCACTTGCTTGTGGATAGTGACATAAAACCTGTTGAAGATACCAATGAGTTTATAGCTGTGTTCAGAATTGGGATGTCCGAGGGAGTTCTTTCAAATGGTAGAGATTTTAAGGGTGTGATCATCTACGACACCGATCAGGTTGGGCTCAACTTTTTTTCGAAGTTCATAGTTTCGGGGCGTTATCCTGAAGCGGGAGAAGTCCTGTTAGGATCCAGGCTATCCGAGAATATGAATCTTGAACCTGGCGAAAAAGTGAATATAACGCGTGTTGTTGATGGTAAACCCGTATCTACGGAAAAGACGATTTCAGGGATTTTGAGAACAGGTATTTATCAATTTGACTCTACAATCTGCATCACGAGAAGCAGAGACGGTTCGTTTTGGGCCGTGTATTTGGATGATCCGCGAAATGCAGAGAAAGTCAGGATTAAGCTCGAAAAGGAATTGACAGGTGACATATACACATGGACCGAGCTCAACGGCAGTTTTGCGAAAGCTGTGAAAATAGATGAGTTCTTTGCTCTAATAATCACCTTCTTTGTAGTGCTCCTATCTGGCTTTGGAATAATGAACGCGACGTTATATTCTGTGCTGACTAGAAAACACGAAATAGGAATTTTGAGTTCCATGGGGCTATCTCCCGGTTATATAGCGTTTGTATTCTGGCTGCAGGCGATTGTTGTTAGCTTTATTGGTTTATTGATCGGTGCGGCGCTTGGTGGGGTATCTCTGCTGATCATTTCTAACATAAGGATTCCGCTTCCACAGGATGTGTTTTATGCGACTTATCTACCCGTACAGCTAAAATTGACAGACATATTTTTCGCCATAGTTTTTGAATTCTTTTTGGTTACTATGTTTTCTCTAATGCCAACAAGGTACATCGGGAAGATCGACCCCACAGAGGTGCTCAAATATGAATGA
- a CDS encoding LCP family protein gives MSLRATLISLIITLLFLPVLLLQLVAANAYMEFKTAGSPGFFLLLGTDSGGKDSIGGRTDFILALRSGTTGIEALRIPRDSLVLWNGEQIKINSLLNRFGIDAVKKSIENILKSHCFGYMIVDYETVVHLTDYVGPVVVEVLKPMHYDDFQQDLHIHFEPGIYELAGNELLGYLRYRYDATGDLGRIERQKEVMVKLLENLKKSSFSDMLKTAVFFIRNSEIKFELANTLEFAKRVLHSGFAVTFSTLPYRLDEKGNVIILTEQREDIPHEPKVLVINNIPGFRSFSEIVKGQWLVRTGLHIDTIDEWIPNPYIAINETLIFINNPKDEILELFGAAHPLHKPSVFRTYELEGLKKYFSVLEAYSMNKHYFTDYDYVVLLGSKR, from the coding sequence ATGTCTTTGAGAGCTACCCTGATTTCTCTAATTATTACATTGCTATTTCTCCCGGTGCTCCTTCTTCAATTGGTTGCAGCTAACGCCTACATGGAATTCAAAACAGCAGGGTCTCCAGGCTTCTTTTTGCTGCTTGGTACTGATTCTGGCGGGAAAGATTCAATAGGTGGAAGAACAGACTTTATTCTCGCTCTAAGATCTGGAACTACAGGGATTGAAGCCCTTAGGATTCCACGGGATTCCCTTGTATTGTGGAATGGAGAGCAAATAAAGATAAATTCCCTTTTAAATCGTTTTGGGATCGATGCCGTAAAGAAAAGTATAGAAAACATACTGAAAAGTCATTGCTTTGGTTACATGATTGTAGATTACGAAACGGTGGTTCATTTGACTGATTATGTAGGTCCCGTGGTTGTGGAAGTATTAAAACCAATGCATTATGACGATTTTCAACAGGATCTACATATACACTTCGAGCCGGGAATCTACGAACTTGCTGGTAATGAACTTCTTGGGTACTTGAGGTATCGATACGATGCAACAGGTGATCTGGGAAGGATAGAAAGACAGAAAGAAGTCATGGTGAAACTACTTGAAAACCTCAAGAAATCGTCATTTTCAGATATGTTAAAAACCGCAGTGTTTTTCATTAGAAATTCCGAGATAAAATTCGAACTTGCGAACACTCTGGAATTTGCTAAAAGAGTTTTGCATAGTGGTTTTGCAGTAACTTTCAGTACCCTTCCATATCGTTTAGATGAAAAAGGAAACGTTATTATTTTAACAGAACAACGTGAAGACATTCCCCATGAGCCTAAAGTGTTGGTCATAAACAATATCCCGGGCTTTAGATCATTTTCGGAAATTGTTAAGGGACAATGGCTTGTCAGAACCGGCCTTCATATCGATACGATAGATGAATGGATTCCAAACCCCTATATTGCAATAAACGAAACTCTCATATTCATAAACAACCCAAAAGACGAAATTTTAGAACTTTTTGGTGCTGCTCACCCACTACATAAACCGTCTGTATTCAGGACATATGAACTCGAAGGATTGAAAAAATATTTCTCAGTTTTGGAAGCGTATTCAATGAACAAGCATTACTTTACAGATTATGATTACGTTGTCCTGCTCGGGAGTAAAAGATGA
- the yqeK gene encoding bis(5'-nucleosyl)-tetraphosphatase (symmetrical) YqeK: MLFLTIHYREIDKVSKIAKELCTTNRIKHIEGVANFIQKLASIHSLDQKSCMMLAWGHDLFRDFNEEGLFKLAEAFNYRPNALERDNPILLHGKIAALYLRKIFCIDDDIFQSIYWHVSGHPDLPVIGKALLIADMAEENRDFPEVNIIRRSAFCDLEKTFITVIRLKMIWALRNNLYILPETVTAWNRLLVGGVTDGYHKDSE; this comes from the coding sequence ATGTTGTTCTTGACTATTCATTACCGAGAAATCGATAAAGTAAGTAAAATTGCAAAAGAACTCTGCACTACCAATAGAATAAAACACATAGAAGGGGTTGCAAACTTTATTCAAAAATTAGCCAGTATTCACAGTCTCGATCAAAAGAGCTGCATGATGTTAGCCTGGGGACACGACCTCTTTAGGGACTTTAATGAGGAGGGCTTGTTTAAGCTTGCAGAAGCCTTTAACTATCGACCTAACGCGCTGGAAAGAGACAACCCAATATTATTGCATGGGAAAATAGCCGCTCTTTATTTAAGAAAGATTTTTTGTATTGACGATGACATTTTTCAGTCAATTTACTGGCACGTATCCGGTCATCCAGATCTCCCTGTAATCGGCAAAGCCTTGTTAATAGCTGATATGGCTGAAGAAAACAGAGATTTTCCGGAAGTTAATATAATCCGTAGAAGTGCATTTTGTGATCTGGAAAAAACCTTTATAACCGTGATAAGATTGAAGATGATATGGGCATTACGAAACAACTTATACATTCTTCCTGAGACCGTGACTGCGTGGAATCGGTTATTAGTTGGGGGTGTTACAGATGGCTACCATAAAGATTCGGAATAG
- a CDS encoding DUF503 domain-containing protein — protein sequence MHFGYESYLIKLYGVKSLKEKRSISRKLLNELRKSFNASVIESNRQDSKDWLEISVGMLANSRKELESLFQSVEKKIIGGGFDIASISTEIW from the coding sequence ATGCATTTTGGTTACGAAAGCTATCTGATAAAACTCTACGGTGTTAAGTCTCTTAAAGAGAAGAGAAGCATTTCAAGAAAACTCTTGAATGAATTACGAAAGTCTTTCAATGCTTCCGTCATCGAAAGCAATAGGCAAGATTCAAAGGATTGGCTGGAGATATCCGTTGGAATGTTAGCCAACTCTCGAAAAGAATTGGAATCACTCTTTCAGAGTGTTGAAAAAAAGATAATAGGAGGTGGGTTCGATATTGCGAGCATAAGCACCGAAATATGGTGA
- the fusA gene encoding elongation factor G yields the protein MDKISPQDKRNVVLLGHHGCGKTHLVDSILFTSGKLDRTGVFVTDTEEVEKNRKASFSLGITGLSHKGVRINLVDTPGMAEFHAETVNGLYSSENVLTVINAVSGMEIMAERFGVVAKDLNKSIMVFFNMMDKDRAGYEAALEEIREVFERTPVLLQLPIGTASEFKGVIDLVEEKAYIYEGDSGKFSVGNIPEELKDAVEEAKTKMIEDIVETDEELMEKYFEGEEISTEELKRTLRKAYVENQIVPVLLGSALKNIGINLLLDTLVELGKTPEEAEPWTADLLSGDEVTVKPLESEPLVGYIFKSSVDPFVGKITFIKIISGTLKQGDSFVVVNQESTEKAGHILIVDGTKDIEISEATVGDIIKLAKLKKSAVGDTVTHKDRQLKLRLLEWPEPMLSKSVQPKSKSDIDKISNGLSRLSESDPTFIWEHDAETGETVISGLGGVHLDIMVERLKKLFSVDVEVGKPKIAYRETIRRKVTAEYKHKKQTGGHGQYGHVQIEIEPLERGAGFEFVDKIVGGVIPKNYIPAVEKGIREAMKKGVLASYPVVDVRVTLVYGSYHEVDSSDMSFQIAASQAFKKGMQEANPVILEPIMDVEIFVPDENAGDVMGEVTSRRGRPMGMESVGKGLSKVMAQVPLSEMLDFSSKLSSITSGRGYFTMKFSGYQETPPDVQQKVIVERQRELEEE from the coding sequence ATGGACAAGATCAGTCCCCAGGACAAACGAAATGTAGTACTCTTGGGTCATCACGGCTGTGGGAAAACTCATTTAGTAGATTCCATTCTTTTTACTTCCGGGAAGCTTGATAGAACCGGTGTTTTCGTCACTGATACCGAAGAAGTGGAAAAGAACAGAAAAGCCAGTTTTTCTCTTGGAATTACTGGTTTAAGCCATAAGGGTGTAAGGATAAATTTGGTGGATACTCCCGGCATGGCAGAATTCCACGCCGAAACGGTTAATGGCCTCTATTCTTCTGAAAACGTCCTGACAGTTATCAATGCTGTTTCAGGTATGGAGATTATGGCGGAAAGGTTCGGGGTTGTCGCGAAAGATTTGAACAAGAGCATAATGGTATTCTTCAACATGATGGACAAGGATCGCGCAGGTTATGAAGCCGCTCTCGAAGAGATAAGAGAAGTATTCGAAAGAACACCTGTCCTTCTTCAGTTACCTATCGGAACCGCTTCCGAATTTAAAGGTGTAATCGATCTGGTCGAGGAAAAAGCGTATATATACGAAGGGGACAGCGGTAAGTTTTCTGTAGGAAACATTCCTGAAGAATTGAAAGACGCTGTTGAGGAAGCAAAAACAAAGATGATAGAGGATATAGTCGAAACTGATGAAGAGTTGATGGAAAAATATTTCGAAGGAGAAGAGATCTCGACAGAAGAGCTGAAAAGAACTCTCAGGAAAGCCTATGTTGAGAATCAGATCGTACCGGTTCTTCTTGGTTCCGCCTTAAAGAACATCGGTATAAATCTTCTTCTTGATACCCTCGTCGAACTTGGAAAAACTCCCGAAGAAGCTGAACCCTGGACAGCTGATCTGCTGAGTGGAGATGAAGTTACCGTTAAACCACTAGAATCCGAGCCATTGGTTGGATATATTTTCAAATCTTCAGTAGACCCCTTCGTTGGCAAGATTACTTTCATCAAGATCATCTCTGGAACTCTTAAGCAGGGTGATTCTTTCGTGGTGGTGAATCAGGAATCTACTGAAAAAGCTGGACACATACTCATCGTTGATGGAACAAAAGATATTGAGATTTCTGAAGCTACCGTTGGGGATATCATCAAGCTCGCAAAACTCAAAAAGAGTGCTGTAGGAGATACCGTGACTCACAAAGATCGCCAGTTAAAGCTCAGACTTCTCGAATGGCCGGAGCCAATGTTATCAAAATCTGTGCAACCTAAGTCTAAGTCAGATATTGACAAAATTAGCAACGGTCTTTCGAGACTCTCAGAATCAGATCCCACCTTCATCTGGGAGCACGATGCAGAAACGGGTGAAACTGTCATCTCCGGCCTTGGTGGAGTCCACCTTGATATCATGGTGGAGAGATTAAAGAAACTGTTTTCTGTGGATGTTGAAGTTGGCAAACCTAAGATCGCTTACCGTGAAACTATAAGAAGGAAGGTCACTGCTGAGTATAAGCATAAGAAACAGACCGGTGGTCATGGACAGTATGGTCATGTTCAGATAGAGATTGAACCCCTTGAAAGAGGGGCAGGATTTGAGTTTGTCGACAAAATTGTCGGTGGTGTTATTCCGAAGAACTATATTCCAGCAGTTGAAAAAGGCATAAGGGAAGCCATGAAAAAAGGTGTTCTGGCTAGCTATCCAGTTGTAGATGTTAGAGTTACCCTTGTTTATGGGTCCTATCATGAAGTCGATTCATCCGATATGTCTTTCCAGATAGCTGCCAGTCAGGCCTTCAAAAAAGGTATGCAAGAAGCAAATCCCGTTATTCTTGAACCGATCATGGATGTTGAAATATTTGTACCGGATGAAAACGCCGGTGACGTTATGGGAGAAGTCACTTCGAGAAGGGGTAGGCCCATGGGAATGGAGTCTGTTGGAAAGGGACTGAGCAAAGTTATGGCGCAGGTACCTTTGTCAGAAATGCTGGACTTCTCCAGTAAGTTAAGCTCCATCACCAGTGGTAGAGGCTATTTCACGATGAAGTTCTCAGGATATCAGGAAACTCCACCTGATGTTCAACAGAAGGTAATCGTAGAAAGGCAGAGGGAACTAGAAGAAGAGTAA